The DNA region GCCGGCGGGGCCGTCGTCCTCGGCGGCATCTACGTCACCGCCTCGGCGCGCGGCAGAGACGCTCCGAGCGACGAAGCCGCCGTCGCCGACGCCTGACGTCGAACTCTCGGGTCTCTTGGGTCTGTCGCACGTGCTCAGTGCAGTTTCAACTCGACGCGTCGCCCGTCCGGGTCGCGGACGTAGGCCGCCCAGTCGCGGCCGTAGGCCCCATAGCGCTTGTACGGTTCGCCCTCCTCGACTTCGACTCCCTCCTCGCGGAGTTCCGAGAGCAGCGTCTCGATCTCCGCTTCGGTCTCCATCTCGTTCGAGCGCAGCAGCAGGCAGATGTGCTCGCCGCCGACGTCGATGTCGTCCTCGTCGGTCGGAACGAGGTGCACGTGTCGCCCGCCGGCGACGACGGCGACGTACGGCACCTCTCCGGCCTCGAACCGCTCGCGGTCGCGAACTTCCATTCCCAACAGGTCGCGGTAAAACGAGAGCGCGCGGTCGAGGTCCGTAACGCGGATGGCGACGTGGTCGATGTCGACGACGGAGAGATCCATACGAGACAGTCGACGCGTCGCGACAAAGTCGTACGGGACGGTCCCGGCGTCGAGTGGCGGCGACGTTCTACACTACTCC from Haloprofundus halobius includes:
- a CDS encoding VOC family protein; translated protein: MDLSVVDIDHVAIRVTDLDRALSFYRDLLGMEVRDRERFEAGEVPYVAVVAGGRHVHLVPTDEDDIDVGGEHICLLLRSNEMETEAEIETLLSELREEGVEVEEGEPYKRYGAYGRDWAAYVRDPDGRRVELKLH